The following are from one region of the Verrucomicrobiota bacterium genome:
- a CDS encoding ATP-binding protein has protein sequence MKEKQEPVSFTPDLMAEDACANFWLKQVTVRLRREIAWIWNERGILPDLQNGPLPPFSEKLPTILDQVRFQEDKLRFYEEDICARYLTEQLEVHFSAHEMKGLQGSFGWLVESLQLDDASSFLLALCLAPSFDNTVGSVMASCLNDPNKTQPTLGLLQKLWDNPEQVMQLSDVSHPLYRYGIIRIGNGAAKAIEWDTSLSISSMVAYQLLFPDLTLHHCLAECNHSVFDSHSLSDSAQLIAARLRANQRQDLQIIPVYGPERGDHLALSRAMAELNGAMLVELKELLRFSDAPHFLHSIIVLCWLRGVDLFLPAHVIKESSQFMGKNASMMWNSLPALPIHLYVALTDKDEKKALPERWILPVVETPDFDYHERRNAWKQYLESENALSEEDISECARRFRYQRQTIKSIADGLNSFSSAIERQNLFSACRCELAVNMDGLAQKVEPRFDSEELILPPKQKRQFLDITQAMSSLATVHYDWGTGKAWNEVGIAVLFAGAPGTGKTMASEILARTLNLPMFRIDLSQVINKYIGETEKNLKRLFDAADASDMILFFDEADSLFGRRSEVRDSHDRFANVEISYLLERMERFKGLAILATNRKKDLDEAFLRRLRYVVDFPLPGEVERKRIWEQFVPRNVETKDMNFDFLARQFPLSGGHIRSVVLNACLLSASRMQEGRNGSSHRLYMEDVMIAVKREFDKLGRSISYEKFGPYASVVHEVEEKG, from the coding sequence GTGAAAGAAAAGCAAGAGCCAGTTAGCTTTACGCCTGATTTAATGGCGGAGGATGCTTGTGCTAATTTCTGGTTAAAGCAAGTGACGGTGCGCTTGCGAAGGGAGATAGCTTGGATATGGAATGAGAGAGGGATCTTACCTGATCTGCAAAACGGACCATTGCCCCCTTTTAGCGAGAAACTTCCTACCATTTTAGATCAAGTCAGATTTCAAGAGGATAAACTTCGTTTCTATGAAGAGGATATTTGTGCGCGTTATTTAACCGAACAGTTGGAAGTTCATTTTTCTGCTCATGAAATGAAAGGTCTGCAAGGCTCATTTGGCTGGCTTGTGGAGTCGCTTCAATTAGATGATGCTTCATCTTTTCTGTTAGCACTTTGTTTGGCTCCTTCATTTGATAATACAGTCGGCAGTGTGATGGCTTCATGCCTCAATGACCCTAACAAGACTCAGCCTACGCTAGGTCTGCTGCAAAAGCTCTGGGATAACCCAGAACAAGTGATGCAACTCTCAGATGTCTCACATCCACTGTATCGTTACGGTATCATTCGTATTGGGAATGGTGCAGCAAAAGCAATCGAGTGGGACACATCGTTAAGCATCTCAAGTATGGTAGCTTATCAGCTGTTATTTCCAGATCTGACCCTTCATCACTGTCTTGCAGAATGTAATCATTCCGTATTCGATTCACATTCTTTATCGGATAGCGCACAACTCATTGCGGCTCGATTACGTGCGAATCAACGCCAAGATTTGCAAATCATTCCCGTTTATGGTCCTGAAAGAGGTGATCACTTAGCTCTTTCTCGAGCCATGGCAGAATTGAATGGGGCTATGCTCGTAGAATTGAAGGAACTGTTGCGGTTTAGTGATGCACCCCATTTTCTTCATTCTATTATCGTTCTTTGTTGGCTCCGAGGGGTAGACCTTTTTCTTCCTGCCCATGTTATCAAGGAATCATCACAGTTTATGGGTAAGAATGCATCAATGATGTGGAATAGCTTGCCTGCGCTTCCTATTCATCTCTATGTAGCACTTACAGATAAGGATGAGAAAAAGGCTTTGCCCGAAAGATGGATCTTACCTGTTGTGGAAACCCCTGATTTTGATTATCACGAGCGGCGTAATGCTTGGAAGCAGTATTTGGAAAGTGAAAATGCGCTCAGTGAGGAAGATATCTCGGAGTGTGCTAGACGATTTCGATATCAACGCCAAACGATTAAGAGTATTGCGGACGGACTTAATTCGTTTTCATCTGCAATTGAGCGACAAAATCTCTTCTCTGCTTGTCGATGTGAGCTCGCGGTGAATATGGACGGGCTTGCTCAGAAAGTCGAGCCACGCTTTGATTCCGAAGAACTGATATTGCCACCTAAACAAAAACGTCAATTTTTAGATATCACTCAAGCAATGAGCTCGCTGGCTACGGTGCATTATGACTGGGGAACTGGTAAAGCATGGAATGAGGTAGGCATAGCTGTTTTGTTTGCTGGAGCTCCTGGAACAGGTAAGACCATGGCCTCGGAGATTTTGGCCCGTACATTGAACCTGCCCATGTTCAGAATTGATCTTTCACAAGTGATCAATAAATACATTGGGGAGACAGAGAAAAACCTTAAGAGGCTTTTTGATGCGGCGGATGCAAGTGACATGATCTTGTTTTTCGATGAAGCAGATTCTTTGTTTGGTCGTCGTAGCGAGGTCAGAGATTCCCATGATCGATTTGCTAATGTAGAGATTAGCTATTTGTTAGAGCGAATGGAGCGTTTCAAAGGTCTCGCCATTCTGGCTACCAATCGTAAGAAAGATTTGGACGAAGCTTTTCTTCGTCGCCTGCGTTACGTCGTCGACTTTCCTTTACCTGGTGAAGTCGAAAGAAAACGAATATGGGAGCAGTTTGTCCCGAGAAATGTTGAGACGAAAGATATGAACTTTGACTTTTTAGCTAGGCAGTTTCCACTTTCTGGTGGCCACATTCGCTCTGTTGTTCTCAATGCATGTCTACTAAGTGCTAGTCGCATGCAAGAGGGTAGGAATGGCTCCAGTCATAGACTTTATATGGAAGATGTCATGATCGCAGTGAAAAGGGAGTTTGATAAACTGGGGCGATCGATCAGTTACGAGAAGTTTGGTCCTTATGCATCCGTGGTGCATGAAGTGGAGGAGAAAGGGTAA
- a CDS encoding Pvc16 family protein, with protein MALVDTGKAIGAVTKLLQDHLQDRTSLPVTVSRPEPSGSSGPKANLFLYEVAVDPHMRNVPLDEGQNPPLWLRLKYILTPFDEDGASDTIEAHENLGECLRAVQSMSFLELNAESEKALKDNPQDIKVTLDDSSSELLSSLMQGSDEKYRLSVGFDVGPIMIADAEPPSYSLLVGIDYDTSGSSAAEASMPIGIHVLPKLGASLKEVLPSKFEVGQTITFVGNDLDISGLQPRLGDSEMSIVGVPSSSQFDCEVTAELPDGTLMSAGSYPIKVEQELISGKKRSSNLVVGQLLPTLSRVLVSNVMSIMPTDPQADVTVEVVLSGVRLGSEEDDVFVALYRQGRTVAVFDEFVFVADQTSLELEITNQKAVPRGDYLVILRVNGQQAKNSPSISLVP; from the coding sequence ATGGCATTAGTTGATACAGGGAAAGCGATTGGCGCAGTGACAAAACTCCTACAAGATCATCTGCAGGATCGAACGTCTTTGCCAGTTACGGTTTCTCGTCCAGAGCCCAGTGGCTCCAGTGGGCCAAAGGCTAACTTATTTCTCTATGAAGTCGCCGTGGATCCTCATATGCGCAATGTGCCTCTTGATGAAGGGCAGAATCCCCCTCTTTGGCTGAGGTTGAAATATATTCTTACGCCCTTTGATGAAGATGGTGCCAGCGACACCATTGAAGCGCATGAGAATTTAGGGGAGTGTTTACGAGCAGTTCAATCGATGAGTTTTCTGGAATTGAATGCGGAATCCGAAAAGGCACTTAAAGATAATCCTCAGGACATCAAGGTGACTTTAGACGATAGCTCTTCGGAGCTTCTTTCAAGTCTGATGCAAGGCTCGGATGAGAAGTACCGCCTTTCGGTAGGTTTTGATGTGGGGCCGATTATGATTGCGGATGCCGAGCCTCCTTCATACTCCTTACTTGTTGGTATCGATTATGATACGTCCGGCAGTTCAGCTGCCGAAGCAAGTATGCCAATAGGAATCCATGTACTTCCCAAGCTGGGAGCTTCGTTGAAAGAAGTGCTGCCGTCTAAATTTGAAGTCGGACAGACGATTACTTTTGTAGGCAATGACCTTGACATCAGTGGGCTTCAGCCAAGGCTTGGGGACTCGGAAATGAGCATTGTCGGAGTGCCATCTTCAAGTCAATTTGATTGTGAAGTCACAGCGGAGCTGCCAGATGGAACTCTTATGTCCGCAGGTAGCTATCCCATTAAGGTAGAACAAGAGTTAATTAGTGGGAAGAAGAGAAGCAGCAATCTCGTGGTGGGGCAATTGTTACCAACTCTTTCTAGGGTTTTAGTCTCTAACGTGATGAGCATCATGCCAACGGATCCGCAGGCTGATGTAACTGTTGAGGTTGTATTGTCGGGTGTTCGTCTCGGTAGTGAAGAGGACGATGTTTTTGTAGCGCTTTATCGCCAGGGTAGGACCGTGGCAGTGTTTGACGAATTTGTTTTTGTAGCAGACCAAACTTCTCTCGAATTAGAAATAACAAACCAGAAAGCAGTTCCTAGAGGTGATTACCTGGTCATCCTAAGAGTTAATGGTCAGCAGGCCAAGAATAGTCCTTCAATCAGTTTGGTGCCCTAA
- a CDS encoding phage tail protein: MPEGVKTKRTDPYKNYKFRVKQNNNTVMGVSKVSPLRRTTEVVTHREGGENSTDHKSPGRTTYEGVTMERGVTQDKEFANWANQVHPYDGDLLMDLENYKKELTLEVLNERGDIVLRYFLHDCWVSEFTAVPDLDANSNAVAIETIKLELEGWEKDPDLKVAEGL, encoded by the coding sequence ATGCCCGAAGGTGTAAAAACAAAAAGAACCGATCCCTATAAAAACTACAAATTTAGAGTAAAGCAAAATAACAACACGGTGATGGGTGTTAGCAAAGTGAGTCCACTGCGCCGCACAACCGAAGTGGTAACACACCGCGAAGGCGGTGAAAATAGCACAGATCACAAGTCTCCTGGTAGGACTACTTACGAAGGAGTCACTATGGAGCGTGGTGTGACCCAAGATAAGGAATTTGCTAATTGGGCAAATCAGGTGCACCCCTACGATGGAGATCTTCTCATGGATCTAGAGAACTATAAGAAAGAGCTAACCTTGGAAGTACTCAATGAAAGAGGTGACATTGTGTTGCGTTATTTTCTCCATGATTGCTGGGTGAGCGAATTTACTGCTGTACCGGATTTGGATGCCAACTCTAATGCTGTCGCTATTGAGACAATCAAGCTTGAGTTAGAAGGTTGGGAGAAAGATCCTGATTTGAAAGTGGCTGAAGGGCTGTAA